Proteins found in one Takifugu rubripes chromosome 17, fTakRub1.2, whole genome shotgun sequence genomic segment:
- the LOC105417613 gene encoding butyrophilin subfamily 3 member A1 isoform X2 codes for MSFLGVLFIFVAIGGPVGHAGSFISLHCSPEVNAQYGQTSVLGCKISISEELKDPRITWLSWMKEGVEDPLLYYKEGELEAEPGYSFASPSWSTNMDVSLRIANTTLQHEGEYTCGVMVNTVNGENTSSLIVTAKYRAPTITSRPKKITLNSGGTLECRASGGYPKGQIRWFDENGKEKTEDAKMLATPMDGGLFQLSSRLTLQKRSISSKYNCTVFNASGGLDGEVTCDFTCEATCEVKCGPTTEDCHHQTYEAAEEVDVSEEAEEAAEEDQHGV; via the exons ATGTCCTTCCTTGGCGTCCTCTTCATCTTCGTAGCCATTGGTGGCCCCGTGGGACACGCAGGAT CTTTTATTAGCCTGCACTGCAGCCCTGAAGTAAACGCACAGTACGGACAGACGTCTGTGCTGGGGTGCAAGATCAGCATCTCCGAAGAGCTGAAAGACCCCAGGATCACCTGGTTATCGTGGATGAAGGAGGGTGTCGAAGATCCTTTATTGTATTATAAAGAAGGAGAATTGGAAGCCGAGCCGGGATATTCCTTCGCTTCGCCTTCCTGGAGCACCAACATGGATGTGTCCCTGCGCATCGCCAACACCACCCTGCAGCATGAGGGGGAGTACACGTGTGGCGTCATGGTGAACACTGTCAATGGAGAAAACACGAGCAGCCTTATAGTCACTG ctaAATACAGAGCGCCGACCATCACCTCCAGGCCGAAGAAAATAACCCTTAATTCAGGCGGCACCCTGGAGTGCCGCGCCAGCGGCGGCTACCCGAAGGGCCAAATTCGCTGGTTTGATGAGAATGGAAAGGAGAAGACAGAGGATGCCAAAATGTTGGCAACGCCGATGGACGGGGGACTATTTCAGCTCTCCAGCAGGCTGACGTTGCAAAAAAGATCCATCTCCTCCAAGTATAACTGCACCGTGTTCAACGCCAGCGGCGGACTAGACGGAGAAGTCACATGTGACTTCACATGTGAAGCCACATGTGAAGTCAAATGTGGGCCTACAACGGAAG ACTGTCATCATCAGACATACGAGGCAGCGGAAGAAG TTGATGTTAGCGAGGAAGCCGAGGAGGCGGCAGAG GAGGATCAACATGGGGTATGA
- the jpt1a gene encoding jupiter microtubule associated homolog 1a: protein MTTTTTYQGLEPGSKSSSRVLRPPGGGSNISLGADEEKPPVRKNKMASSVFAEPEDPYANRRNNPPGGKPSGVLCGESSAPLRRGGNPTLNHAADTPVTDGESSAQNVENSVEPESVPGQPEEAPPAEDSAPGLPGGRRNPPGGKSSLILG, encoded by the exons atgacgACGACCACGACATACCAAGGCTTGGAGCCCGGCTCTAAAAGCAGTTCCAG GGTTTTGCGCCCTCCTGGCGGTGGCTCCAATATCTCACTGGGTGCCGATGAGGAGAAGCCTCCTGTCCGGAAAAACAAGATGGCCTCCAGTGTCTTCGCCGAGCCAGAGGACCCCTATGCCAATCGTAGAAACAACCCTCCAG GTGGGAAGCCCTCCGGAGTGCTCTGCGGTGAGTCGTCCGCCCCCCTGAGGAGAGGTGGGAATCCCACCCTCAACCACGCCGCAGACACCCCCGTCACT GATGGAGAGAGTTCGGCTCAGAATGTCG AAAACAGCGTTGAGCCCGAAAGTGTCCCAGGACAGCCGGAGGAGGCTCCTCCGGCCGAGGATTCAGCTCCAGGTCTCCCGGGCGGCCGCAGGAATCCCCCCGGGGGCAAATCCAGCCTCATCCTCGGCTGA
- the LOC105417613 gene encoding butyrophilin subfamily 3 member A1 isoform X1: MSFLGVLFIFVAIGGPVGHAGSFISLHCSPEVNAQYGQTSVLGCKISISEELKDPRITWLSWMKEGVEDPLLYYKEGELEAEPGYSFASPSWSTNMDVSLRIANTTLQHEGEYTCGVMVNTVNGENTSSLIVTAKYRAPTITSRPKKITLNSGGTLECRASGGYPKGQIRWFDENGKEKTEDAKMLATPMDGGLFQLSSRLTLQKRSISSKYNCTVFNASGGLDGEVTCDFTCEATCEVKCGPTTEERKSLEKELQPAAYKIVTPLVVIGSCIVGLLLALLVCRRRTQQRQNCHHQTYEAAEEVDVSEEAEEAAEEDQHGV, encoded by the exons ATGTCCTTCCTTGGCGTCCTCTTCATCTTCGTAGCCATTGGTGGCCCCGTGGGACACGCAGGAT CTTTTATTAGCCTGCACTGCAGCCCTGAAGTAAACGCACAGTACGGACAGACGTCTGTGCTGGGGTGCAAGATCAGCATCTCCGAAGAGCTGAAAGACCCCAGGATCACCTGGTTATCGTGGATGAAGGAGGGTGTCGAAGATCCTTTATTGTATTATAAAGAAGGAGAATTGGAAGCCGAGCCGGGATATTCCTTCGCTTCGCCTTCCTGGAGCACCAACATGGATGTGTCCCTGCGCATCGCCAACACCACCCTGCAGCATGAGGGGGAGTACACGTGTGGCGTCATGGTGAACACTGTCAATGGAGAAAACACGAGCAGCCTTATAGTCACTG ctaAATACAGAGCGCCGACCATCACCTCCAGGCCGAAGAAAATAACCCTTAATTCAGGCGGCACCCTGGAGTGCCGCGCCAGCGGCGGCTACCCGAAGGGCCAAATTCGCTGGTTTGATGAGAATGGAAAGGAGAAGACAGAGGATGCCAAAATGTTGGCAACGCCGATGGACGGGGGACTATTTCAGCTCTCCAGCAGGCTGACGTTGCAAAAAAGATCCATCTCCTCCAAGTATAACTGCACCGTGTTCAACGCCAGCGGCGGACTAGACGGAGAAGTCACATGTGACTTCACATGTGAAGCCACATGTGAAGTCAAATGTGGGCCTACAACGGAAG AACGCAAATCGCTAGAAAaagagctgcagcctgcagcttaCAAAATCGTGACTCCGCTGGTGGTGATCGGCTCCTGCATTGTGGGACTGCTGCTGGCGCTGCTGGTGTGCCGGCGGAGGACCCAGCAGAGACAAA ACTGTCATCATCAGACATACGAGGCAGCGGAAGAAG TTGATGTTAGCGAGGAAGCCGAGGAGGCGGCAGAG GAGGATCAACATGGGGTATGA